A single Fundulus heteroclitus isolate FHET01 chromosome 4, MU-UCD_Fhet_4.1, whole genome shotgun sequence DNA region contains:
- the LOC105918868 gene encoding beta-1,3-galactosyltransferase 1, producing the protein MAINLQKTADVLKMSLKQGFFCFLVLGVVLFFYSTIMRDMGPMLNPKWLIQNHLTKLIFTTRKQSSVSNHFSEAISVAVPHHQSLTTEPMTQWQRSVSSPVPEKTLTTQASRRTAVPYVSPGPYLVEYPYEYHFTMNEPLKCEQEKPFVVLIVQVAPRNRAHRDVIRSTWGSEKLVEGQEVRLFFLLGMQTGDDAQQVHQQLLQESKEHHDLIQSDFVDCYKNLTIKTMVMLEWLNSFCSSAPFAMKIDSDMFLNVPNLVALLLKAPRTNYMTGLVAHGGPVSRDPNSKFYVPVDLVSDAYYPPYALGLGYILSLDLTKKLIEASRHVKALYIEDAYLGLCMKHLGILPTDPPNWFLFHVFPQSYSRCDYSRLIATTTQENMDIVQIWRDFKKPGRYC; encoded by the coding sequence ATGGCAATAAACCTGCAGAAAACGGCAGacgttttaaaaatgtcactaaAGCAAGGCTTCTTCTGCTTTTTGGTTCTGGgagttgtgctttttttctactCCACAATCATGAGGGACATGGGACCCATGCTGAACCCAAAATGGCTGATTCAAAATCATTTAACAAAACTCATCTTCACTACAAGAAAACAGAGCTCTGTCTCAAACCATTTCTCTGAGGCCATCTCAGTTGCGGTTCCTCACCATCAGAGTCTTACAACTGAGCCAATGACTCAGTGGCAGAGGAGCGTTTCTTCACCGGTGCCTGAGAAGACGCTAACAACCCAAGCTAGCAGACGGACAGCGGTTCCCTACGTATCTCCTGGACCGTACCTGGTGGAGTACCCCTATGAGTACCACTTCACCATGAACGAGCCACTGAAATGTGAGCAGGAGAAGCCGTTCGTGGTTCTCATCGTCCAGGTGGCGCCACGCAACCGAGCTCACCGTGACGTCATCCGCAGCACCTGGGGCAGCGAGAAGCTGGTTGAGGGTCAGGAGGTGAGGCTCTTCTTCTTACTGGGGATGCAGACTGGAGACGATGCACAGCAGGTccaccagcagctgctgcaggagagCAAAGAACATCACGACCTCATCCAGAGCGACTTTGTGGACTGCTACAAGAACCTGACCATAAAGACCATGGTGATGCTGGAGTGGCTGAACTCTTTCTGCTCCAGCGCCCCTTTTGCCATGAAAATTGATTCAGACATGTTCCTGAACGTTCCCAATCTTGTTGCCTTGCTCCTAAAAGCCCCGAGGACAAACTACATGACCGGCCTAGTGGCACATGGAGGACCAGTCTCGAGGGATCCCAATTCCAAGTTCTATGTGCCTGTTGACCTTGTCAGTGATGCTTATTACCCTCCCTACGCTTTGGGTCTGGGCTACATCTTGTCTTTGGACCTCACCAAAAAGCTCATTGAGGCGTCCAGACATGTTAAAGCTCTTTATATTGAAGACGCATATTTGGGCTTGTGTATGAAGCACCTGGGTATCCTCCCAACAGATCCTCCAAACTGGTTCTTGTTCCATGTATTTCCTCAGAGTTACAGCCGCTGTGATTACTCCAGGTTAATCGCCACCACAACTCAGGAAAATATGGATATTGTCCAGATTTGGAGAGACTTTAAGAAACCGGGTCGGTACTGTTGA